Proteins encoded within one genomic window of Oncorhynchus kisutch isolate 150728-3 unplaced genomic scaffold, Okis_V2 scaffold4065, whole genome shotgun sequence:
- the LOC109882792 gene encoding cholecystokinin → MNAGICVCVLLAAFSGSSLGRPSHSKDEDKPEPPQLDSVMSPQHTRHTRSAPSSGQLIPFSKPAEDEAEDPHTSLRELLARLISRKGSLQRSSSLSSRASGPGPSHKIKDRDYLGWMDFGRRSAEEYEEYSS, encoded by the exons ATGAATGCAGGCATCTGTGTATGTGTACTGCTGGCTGCGTTCTCTGGCAGCAGTTTGGGGCGCCCATCGCACTCGAAGGATGAGGACAAGCCTGAGCCCCCCCAGCTCGACAGCGTTATGTCTCCCCAACACACACGCCACACCCGCTCAGCACCCTCCAGTGGCCAGCTCATCCCCTTCTCCAAACCGGCAGAGGACGAGgcagaggacccccacaccagcCTGCGCGAACTACTGGCAAGATTGATATCCAGGAAAG GATCATTGCAGAGGAGCTCGTCCCTGAGCAGCAGAGCCAGCGGTCCGGGTCCCAGCCACAAGATAAAGGACAGAGACTACCTGGGCTGGATGGACTTCGGACGCCGCAGTGCAGAGGAGTACGAGGAGTACTCCTCATAG